Proteins encoded by one window of Eremothecium cymbalariae DBVPG#7215 chromosome 1, complete sequence:
- a CDS encoding SKN1/KRE6 family beta-glucan synthesis-associated protein (similar to Ashbya gossypii AFR545W), translating into MSRRQLIGDSQPGSSRVPEGQFVQQGGQEGSRGQLSVHNPFLDHDELHDISQNGSEASLLHGLDGRGEELRGGGGGGGGVSDYRGYYSRQAAGSGGGSGGGSGGGGGGSSMMEQQMVMDVDGQQPFPGRAISNSDIMSPPAFDRYPMVGSRVTSMALNPGQGQMQGQQQGSGGSGGRHGSNLWGSWGSEENSMSSLTSSNPFLGDQDFSPFGGYPASSFPLMLDEKEDDDYLHNPDPEEEARLDRQRFILDFKHMDKRSAGGFFGLLFIFIGGLVMFIVLPVLTYTGAVDKLHGNTVELLSPYEYPQLSAIRTSLVDPDTPQSARTRKAKDGSDWQLVFSDEFNAIGRTFYSGDDQFWTAPDIHYAATNDLEWYSPDAATTNNGVLQLRMDAFKNHNLYYRSGMLQSWNQMCFTQGALEISANLPNYGHIAGLWPGLWTMGNLGRPGYLASTEGVWPYSYEACDAGITPNQSSADGISYLPGQRLSSCTCDGEDHPNQGVGRGAPELDILEGATDTHIGVGTASQSMQIAPFDIWYIPDYEFVEIYNTSITTMNTYCGGPFQQAVSAVSTLNTAWYEFGAGAGYFQKYSMEYLNDNSKGYVRWFVGDSPTFTVYASALHPNGNVDWRRISKEPMSIILNLGVSNNWAYIDWRMIFFPVTMSIDYVRLYQPKNAISVTCDPKDYPTYDYIQNHLNAYFNPNLTKWESAGYSVPKNMLTGNCKTSKKINS; encoded by the coding sequence ATGTCTAGAAGACAGTTGATTGGGGATAGTCAGCCGGGCAGCTCACGTGTACCGGAAGGACAGTTTGTTCAACAGGGCGGACAAGAAGGCTCACGTGGACAGTTGTCAGTTCATAATCCGTTTTTAGATCATGATGAATTACATGATATTTCTCAGAATGGGAGTGAGGCTTCGTTGTTGCATGGTTTGGATGGCCGTGGAGAGGAATTAAGGGGCGGAGGAGGGGGAGGTGGTGGAGTATCTGATTATCGAGGGTACTATTCTCGGCAGGCTGCTGGgagtggtggtggtagtggCGGTGGTAGTGGCGGTGGCGGAGGAGGAAGTAGTATGATGGAACAACAAATGGTGATGGATGTTGATGGACAACAACCCTTTCCTGGGAGGGCCATCTCGAACAGTGATATTATGTCGCCTCCGGCTTTTGATCGGTATCCGATGGTTGGGTCGCGGGTTACGTCGATGGCGTTGAATCCAGGCCAGGGGCAGATGCAAGGACAGCAGCAAGGTAGTGGTGGGTCTGGGGGACGGCACGGGAGTAATTTATGGGGCTCATGGGGATCTGAAGAGAATTCGATGTCTTCTTTGACATCATCGAATCCGTTCTTGGGAGATCAGGACTTTTCACCTTTTGGTGGGTATCCTGCATCTTCCTTCCCATTAATGTTGGATgagaaagaagatgatgattaCTTACATAATCCGGATCCTGAGGAGGAGGCTCGGTTGGATAGACAAAGATTCATACTGGATTTCAAGCACATGGACAAACGTTCTGCAGGTGGGTTTTTTGGTCTCCTGTTCATCTTTATTGGAGGTCTTGTTATGTTTATTGTTCTACCAGTGTTGACATATACTGGAGCAGTAGATAAACTGCATGGTAATACAGTTGAATTACTTTCCCCTTATGAGTATCCACAGTTATCGGCTATTAGAACGAGTCTTGTAGATCCTGATACTCCCCAGAGTGCACGCACAAGAAAAGCTAAAGATGGATCAGATTGGCAGTTGGTCTTTAGTGATGAATTTAATGCTATAGGTCGGACTTTCTACAGTGGTGATGATCAATTTTGGACTGCGCCTGATATCCATTACGCTGCGACAAATGATTTAGAATGGTACTCGCCTGATGCTGCTACGACAAATAACGGGGTATTGCAATTACGAATGGACGCCTTTAAAAATCATAACTTGTATTACAGGTCGGGTATGCTTCAGTCGTGGAACCAAATGTGCTTTACACAGGGTGCTTTAGAAATATCTGCTAATTTGCCAAATTACGGTCACATAGCAGGGCTATGGCCTGGGTTGTGGACTATGGGTAACTTGGGTCGGCCAGGATATTTGGCTTCGACAGAGGGTGTATGGCCTTATTCATATGAAGCGTGCGATGCGGGTATCACTCCAAATCAATCTTCAGCTGATGGTATTTCCTATTTGCCAGGTCAACGTTTGTCATCATGTACCTGTGATGGTGAGGATCATCCTAATCAAGGCGTTGGTAGAGGGGCCCCTGAACTCGATATTCTTGAAGGTGCTACAGATACTCATATAGGTGTAGGTACAGCATCTCAATCCATGCAGATTGCCCCTTTCGACATTTGGTACATCCCAGACTACGAATTTGTCGAAATTTACAACACCTCAATAACTACTATGAATACCTACTGTGGTGGTCCTTTCCAACAGGCAGTTTCAGCAGTGTCTACTTTAAACACTGCATGGTACGAATTTGGCGCAGGAGCTGGATATTTCCAGAAATATTCAATGgaatatttaaatgatAACTCGAAGGGTTATGTGCGTTGGTTTGTCGGTGACTCGCCAACTTTCACCGTTTATGCGTCAGCTTTACATCCAAATGGTAATGTTGACTGGAGAAGAATTAGCAAAGAACCAATGTCCATTATTTTAAACCTTGGTGTTTCTAACAATTGGGCATACATTGACTGGAGAATGATTTTCTTCCCAGTAACAATGTCAATTGATTATGTTAGATTGTATCAACCGAAAAACGCTATAAGTGTGACCTGTGATCCCAAAGATTACCCTACTTACGATTACATCCAAAATCACTTAAATGCTTACTTTAACCCTAACCTAACCAAGTGGGAGTCCGCTGGCTATTCGGTGCCCAAGAATATGTTGACCGGTAACTGTAAAACgtcaaaaaaaataaactcgtag